A single window of Acinetobacter wuhouensis DNA harbors:
- a CDS encoding ATP-binding protein produces the protein MKLEAIQFRHTYHFADLKINFDYKNKPITLIVGDQASGKTAIIKNMYQALTWFPARLKDLRTPGVVMSDQDIMTDRVQSKIDVQISFPTEIGKLPESETTAEKDLNRCDWQLYKTLNSSGVGISKVELQQLEQVVGLYNQAIKNDPIQGFPLIAYYPAERFVNEINVLSKNNPAVLYPHNAYELVPIPYTTFARFFEWFREICDIENAQTAQLFQTILAQKQEPTSVESLQNILFHARSQLHAPSLQALKKTLNIVIPEVTDIFLEYQPKLQLMVTYKNQSFCYQQLSNTVKNWIGLVGDLVRRMCLLNPLSLFPCEEGDGILLIDQIDVDLDQFGLQLILERLNQAFPRLQIIATASHEELLDQADEYQCFKLENKQLYEVKANSTWLEYQDIYENLLKTSTETSEQELLEPSMQMVNVQKLFQQYQHLSKEQQSELRQLIQSGDDTSSQESLL, from the coding sequence ATTGTGGGTGATCAAGCCAGTGGAAAAACAGCAATCATTAAAAATATGTACCAAGCGCTGACATGGTTCCCTGCACGCCTTAAGGATTTACGTACCCCAGGTGTCGTCATGTCCGACCAAGACATCATGACAGATCGGGTACAATCCAAAATAGATGTTCAAATCAGCTTTCCGACTGAAATTGGAAAATTACCTGAAAGTGAAACAACTGCTGAAAAAGATCTCAATCGCTGTGATTGGCAACTCTATAAAACTCTCAACAGTAGTGGAGTCGGTATCAGCAAAGTTGAATTACAACAATTAGAACAAGTGGTTGGGCTATATAACCAAGCAATTAAAAATGATCCTATCCAAGGTTTTCCACTCATTGCCTATTATCCTGCTGAACGCTTTGTCAATGAAATCAATGTACTCAGCAAAAATAACCCAGCTGTTCTATATCCGCACAATGCTTATGAACTTGTGCCAATTCCATATACGACTTTTGCTCGTTTTTTTGAATGGTTCAGAGAAATTTGTGATATTGAAAATGCACAAACAGCACAACTTTTTCAGACAATCTTAGCGCAAAAACAAGAACCAACATCTGTAGAAAGCTTACAAAATATCTTGTTCCATGCACGTTCACAACTCCATGCACCTAGCTTACAAGCGCTCAAAAAAACCTTGAATATTGTGATTCCAGAAGTAACTGATATTTTCCTAGAATATCAGCCCAAATTACAATTGATGGTGACCTATAAAAATCAAAGCTTTTGCTATCAACAACTTTCCAACACGGTAAAAAATTGGATCGGACTTGTTGGTGACCTTGTACGCCGTATGTGTCTGCTCAATCCTCTTAGCTTATTCCCATGTGAAGAAGGTGATGGAATTTTGTTAATTGATCAAATTGATGTGGATTTAGATCAATTTGGGCTGCAATTAATTTTAGAACGTTTGAATCAAGCTTTTCCACGTTTGCAAATTATTGCTACGGCGAGCCATGAAGAATTGCTTGATCAAGCAGATGAATATCAATGCTTTAAACTGGAAAATAAACAACTCTACGAAGTCAAAGCCAATTCCACATGGTTAGAATATCAAGATATTTATGAAAATTTATTGAAAACTAGCACTGAAACTTCGGAACAAGAACTGCTTGAACCAAGTATGCAAATGGTCAATGTACAAAAACTATTTCAACAATATCAGCATTTAAGCAAAGAACAACAAAGTGAATTAAGACAGCTCATCCAATCAGGGGATGACACTTCTTCACAAGAATCTTTGTTGTAA
- a CDS encoding sterol desaturase family protein, which produces MLGFPMGLFVANGMEWYFHKVWLHEFPTKYRNSPFFTHIAHHKRARLNAFHDEGYAESMFKNAEIYNEKTALIALSVAATPLLPIAPFFTAGLYYGIWNYWKVHAKSHLDPEYAKKRIPWHYDHHMTSNQNANWCVTKPWFDYIMGTRVMTDASVTETNPLAIAMPNWLEKRVNKIARRILPKAFAKIEQNTQSDLQNMRQGIEVALAS; this is translated from the coding sequence ATGCTAGGTTTTCCAATGGGTTTATTTGTTGCCAATGGCATGGAGTGGTATTTTCATAAAGTCTGGTTACATGAATTTCCAACAAAATATCGCAATAGCCCTTTTTTCACCCATATCGCACATCATAAACGTGCTCGTTTAAATGCTTTTCATGATGAAGGCTATGCTGAGTCGATGTTTAAAAATGCTGAAATTTATAATGAAAAAACAGCATTGATTGCGTTATCTGTTGCTGCTACACCATTATTGCCAATTGCACCTTTTTTCACTGCTGGTCTGTATTATGGCATTTGGAATTATTGGAAAGTTCATGCCAAGTCGCATCTAGACCCTGAATATGCAAAGAAAAGAATCCCATGGCATTATGACCATCACATGACTAGCAATCAAAATGCCAACTGGTGTGTGACTAAGCCATGGTTTGATTACATCATGGGTACACGTGTCATGACGGATGCTTCAGTGACTGAAACCAATCCATTAGCGATTGCGATGCCGAACTGGTTAGAAAAGCGTGTTAATAAAATTGCACGGCGTATTTTACCAAAAGCATTTGCCAAAATTGAGCAGAATACTCAATCTGATCTTCAAAATATGCGGCAAGGAATCGAAGTGGCGCTTGCGAGTTAA
- a CDS encoding monovalent cation/H+ antiporter subunit D: MSSFLNFWSAHSPIFSILIPAFTGFVLILLGNPGSGSLKQDWRQPWRRGISLISVLLGLATAISYLIQANTGKIFVYQLSEWTAPFGIVMVLDRLSALMLVLTYALAAPILWFASKEWDERGRYFHAMFHLLLMGLCGAFLTGDLFNLFVFFEILLMASYVLLLHAQGKARFQLGIHYVTINLLASALFLIGLGMIYGSVGSLNMADVARILPTLENDQHRLAIAGGLLLFVVFGIKAAMLPVGFWLPKTYAVATTPVAAIFTIMTKVGIYAILRVNGTVFNDALGQSLLNTWLLPIGLLTSLYGAIGALASERLRRFVGFMVLSSIGTILVAISLSNTQAWAAGLYYLVHSTIIAASFYLLCGWITSQRGAFKDHLKVAPKMKQEKAISIAFFLIALMMAGLPPFSGFLGKVLLLQATANHAFQITIIVIILIVSLLSIIAFTRAGFILFWRATTPESNPQEEAFIAYQQLPNQAPARNDKTIYLLLAGLIAYVACAAPILSYVEKTAAQITDAPLYQHSILKTDEHGQVISVEPFDPNYVPETKYNGEMVDPNAHYIPYLISPETLKGEHISEYKKRQIQGQEQQQQVENDQLKPMEQ; this comes from the coding sequence ATGAGCAGTTTTTTAAATTTTTGGTCCGCTCATTCTCCAATTTTCAGTATATTAATTCCTGCATTCACAGGTTTTGTGCTGATTTTATTGGGCAATCCCGGTTCAGGTTCTTTAAAACAGGATTGGCGTCAGCCGTGGCGTAGAGGCATCAGTTTAATTTCCGTATTACTGGGATTAGCCACTGCGATCAGCTATCTGATTCAAGCCAATACTGGAAAAATCTTTGTTTACCAACTCAGTGAATGGACAGCCCCTTTTGGCATTGTAATGGTCTTAGACCGCCTTTCTGCGCTGATGCTTGTGCTAACTTACGCCCTTGCTGCACCGATTTTATGGTTTGCCAGTAAAGAATGGGATGAGCGTGGGCGATATTTCCATGCGATGTTCCATTTATTATTAATGGGACTATGTGGTGCGTTCCTCACAGGCGATTTATTTAACCTATTCGTTTTCTTTGAAATATTGTTAATGGCATCCTATGTGCTGTTATTGCATGCACAAGGTAAAGCTCGCTTTCAACTCGGTATTCATTACGTCACCATTAACCTATTGGCTTCTGCGCTGTTCCTGATTGGGCTTGGCATGATCTATGGCAGTGTCGGTAGCTTAAATATGGCTGACGTTGCACGTATCTTGCCAACACTGGAAAATGATCAACATCGTTTGGCAATTGCAGGTGGATTACTACTCTTCGTTGTATTTGGTATTAAAGCCGCGATGTTACCCGTCGGTTTTTGGCTTCCAAAAACCTATGCTGTGGCGACCACGCCTGTTGCAGCAATATTTACCATCATGACCAAAGTTGGGATTTATGCAATTTTACGTGTCAATGGTACGGTGTTTAATGATGCGCTTGGGCAATCGCTGTTAAACACCTGGTTACTCCCGATCGGCTTACTCACCTCACTTTATGGCGCCATTGGAGCATTGGCTTCAGAGCGTTTAAGACGCTTTGTTGGATTCATGGTACTGTCTTCAATAGGCACTATCTTAGTTGCGATTTCACTCTCAAATACGCAAGCTTGGGCAGCAGGCTTATATTATTTAGTCCACAGTACCATTATCGCAGCGTCATTCTATTTATTGTGTGGCTGGATCACCTCACAACGTGGAGCGTTTAAAGATCATTTAAAAGTTGCACCGAAAATGAAGCAAGAAAAAGCCATTTCTATTGCATTCTTTTTAATTGCGCTAATGATGGCAGGTCTACCCCCATTTAGTGGGTTCTTAGGCAAAGTTCTACTTCTACAAGCAACTGCCAATCATGCTTTTCAGATCACGATTATTGTGATTATTCTCATTGTGAGTTTATTGAGTATCATTGCATTTACACGTGCTGGTTTTATCCTGTTTTGGAGAGCAACAACACCTGAAAGCAACCCACAAGAAGAAGCGTTTATTGCCTATCAACAATTGCCGAATCAAGCCCCTGCTCGTAATGATAAAACCATTTATTTATTACTTGCTGGATTGATCGCCTATGTTGCATGTGCTGCGCCGATTTTAAGCTATGTTGAAAAAACAGCTGCTCAAATCACAGATGCACCATTGTATCAACACAGTATTTTAAAAACAGATGAGCATGGTCAGGTCATTAGTGTTGAACCATTCGATCCAAACTATGTCCCTGAAACGAAATATAATGGTGAAATGGTAGATCCAAATGCACATTATATTCCGTATCTGATTAGCCCCGAGACTTTAAAGGGTGAGCATATTTCTGAATATAAAAAGCGTCAGATCCAAGGACAAGAGCAACAACAGCAAGTTGAAAATGATCAACTCAAACCAATGGAGCAATAA
- a CDS encoding AraC family transcriptional regulator, producing the protein MIDTKSSDAGIFLWMTYQAMQHMGLDAAAIFQSVHLPDQAPDKNIRRANSTQQRFWQAAEKISDDLYIGLHVGVNMPTFRGQVIEYLFLSSSTFGEGLERTLKYQKVLSSAFHLELQKNNEHAFLTGFQHPVRHYQDCAISILVNFFRYISDGKFRVNHIQLPYSKDIDAKEYEHQWQCPIEFGHLQGRLCFDSDILNLPSPAAEPNLLKIHENIAEQQLEILEKHQLIDEIEKILASGVLESGQFDQEYIAELLQKNPRTLRADLQLINSSYEKILANYREKLSRKLLAYTQENIDQIVYLTGFSEPSAFSRAFKKWTGETPTAYRQRKMNNT; encoded by the coding sequence ATGATTGATACAAAAAGTAGTGACGCAGGAATTTTCCTATGGATGACTTATCAAGCCATGCAACACATGGGCTTAGATGCGGCTGCTATTTTCCAAAGCGTCCATTTACCTGATCAAGCACCTGATAAAAACATTCGCCGTGCAAATTCGACCCAACAACGCTTTTGGCAAGCGGCTGAAAAAATTAGTGATGATCTCTATATTGGTTTACACGTCGGTGTGAACATGCCTACTTTTCGTGGGCAAGTGATTGAATATTTATTTTTGAGTAGCTCAACCTTTGGTGAGGGACTTGAACGTACACTCAAATATCAAAAAGTGTTGAGTAGTGCATTTCATCTTGAATTACAAAAGAATAATGAACATGCTTTTCTGACAGGTTTTCAGCACCCTGTCCGACACTATCAAGATTGTGCAATTAGCATATTAGTGAATTTTTTTCGTTATATCTCTGATGGAAAATTTCGAGTCAATCACATCCAGCTCCCCTATTCTAAAGACATTGATGCCAAAGAATACGAACATCAATGGCAATGTCCTATTGAGTTTGGTCATCTACAAGGGCGACTTTGCTTTGATTCGGACATTCTCAATCTGCCATCTCCAGCCGCAGAACCCAATTTATTAAAGATTCATGAGAATATTGCAGAACAGCAATTAGAAATTTTAGAAAAACACCAGTTGATTGATGAGATAGAAAAAATACTGGCGAGTGGTGTACTCGAATCTGGGCAGTTTGATCAAGAATACATTGCAGAACTACTGCAAAAAAATCCAAGAACCTTGCGTGCGGATTTACAGTTAATTAACAGCAGTTATGAAAAAATTTTAGCCAATTATCGTGAAAAGTTGTCCCGTAAACTTTTAGCCTATACTCAAGAAAATATCGATCAAATCGTTTATCTCACAGGCTTTTCAGAACCTTCAGCATTTTCAAGAGCTTTCAAAAAATGGACAGGTGAAACACCTACAGCCTATCGACAAAGGAAAATGAATAACACGTAA
- a CDS encoding Na+/H+ antiporter subunit C codes for MISLEFLIATGIGLLVATGIYLILRARTFPVVLGLAMIGYAVNIFLFAMGRLQTNSPAILTQAHKVTDPLPQALVLTAIVIGFATTAFIVQLALRSRFESGTDHVDAKEEQSNFDPREDEP; via the coding sequence ATGATCAGTTTAGAATTTTTAATTGCAACTGGGATTGGATTATTGGTTGCCACGGGTATTTATTTGATTCTACGTGCACGTACCTTCCCTGTAGTTTTAGGTTTGGCCATGATCGGCTATGCAGTGAATATCTTTCTTTTTGCAATGGGAAGACTACAAACCAATTCACCTGCGATACTCACCCAAGCACATAAAGTGACAGACCCTCTTCCACAGGCTTTGGTACTGACTGCAATTGTGATTGGTTTTGCCACCACAGCTTTTATTGTGCAATTGGCACTACGCAGTCGTTTTGAGTCGGGTACTGACCATGTCGATGCCAAAGAAGAACAGAGTAACTTTGACCCGCGTGAGGATGAGCCATAA
- a CDS encoding monovalent cation/H+ antiporter subunit A, producing MDIRVLPIIILLPLILGTTLVLWLKQFSRGITALGAIGVSLSSFILLLTQAKPVLNGQSILEHWQWLPQVGIDLSFRLDALSLIFSLLITGIGTLIYIYAYYYLSPKNSLSKLYTLLMLFMAAMLGISLSNNLIILLVFWELTSISSFLLVGYWSNYDAAQRGSRMALTITGMGGLAMLGGFILLGQIAGTYQIDQLTGMAQHIQNSALFVPALLLILLGAFTKSAQFPFHFWLPNAMAAPTPVSAYLHSATMVKAGIFLVARLLPIFVGSTLFHNLVTTIGLFTLCMAAFFAIFKEDLKGLLAYSTISHLGLIMCLLGIGSPLAVAAAIFHIINHATFKAALFMIAGIIDHESGTRDLRKLSGLWQLLPFTATLTMITAAAMAGVPLTNGFLSKEMFFTELLANLSGAYVVLAAIVATLAGLFAVAYSVRLVHGVFFDGDVGRDVPNKDAHEPHIGMRAPAILLAILCILVGPLPALLVENIVNAGTKATTQLPQFEGVHLAIWHGFNLPLLMSAIALVGGVIFYFALAKGGRIREIDLDPSLGRLQGKLLFEDFLKNLLLISRKIKKKTETGSLQNYLLWILVFSVVLVATPFIGQNITTGTRELTHAPLVAIVLWLLLFSACWMMLWFHHERIKAVLISGAVGLVVTMIFVTLSAPDLALTQITVDVVTTVLLLMSLSLLPQLTPYESSRTRRWRDAVIAIGGGLGISWIAWLIMTRDHNSISWFFVQQSLPLGGGSNIVNVILVDFRGFDTFGEITVLGIAAIGALCLMDGMRAHGTTMTEGLSYRFNPSPLMFRMTASWVLPIALVVSLFIFLRGHNYPGGGFIAGLITSMALIIQYIALGQDQAEHMLKAKSGRLYEVWIGLGLIIAGLTGIAAWLWGRPFLTSAHVYVESSLFDTFHFASAAAFDLGVYGTVVGATMLLISVLGDSRHSSMSGPVPKE from the coding sequence ATGGATATCCGTGTGCTACCGATTATTATCCTACTTCCGTTAATACTTGGCACAACCCTTGTCCTCTGGCTAAAACAATTCTCTCGAGGAATTACAGCTTTAGGGGCAATTGGAGTCAGTTTAAGCAGTTTCATCCTGCTCCTGACTCAAGCCAAACCCGTATTGAATGGTCAATCCATCTTAGAGCACTGGCAATGGCTACCTCAAGTTGGAATTGATTTAAGCTTCCGCTTAGATGCATTGAGCTTAATCTTTTCGTTGCTGATTACAGGCATCGGTACGCTGATTTATATCTATGCCTATTACTATCTCAGCCCCAAAAACTCTCTCAGCAAACTCTATACTTTATTGATGTTGTTCATGGCGGCCATGTTGGGTATTTCGCTGTCGAATAACTTAATTATTTTGTTGGTTTTTTGGGAACTCACCAGTATTTCCTCATTCCTTTTGGTCGGATATTGGAGCAATTACGATGCAGCCCAAAGAGGCTCACGTATGGCGCTTACCATTACAGGAATGGGTGGTTTAGCCATGCTCGGTGGCTTTATTCTATTGGGGCAAATTGCGGGAACGTATCAAATTGATCAACTCACAGGTATGGCGCAACACATTCAAAATAGCGCCTTATTTGTTCCTGCTTTATTACTGATTTTATTAGGTGCTTTTACCAAAAGTGCGCAATTCCCGTTCCATTTTTGGTTACCTAATGCGATGGCAGCACCAACGCCTGTTTCAGCATATTTACACTCAGCCACGATGGTAAAAGCAGGGATTTTCCTTGTTGCTCGCTTATTGCCTATTTTTGTCGGCTCAACACTGTTTCATAATCTTGTGACCACGATTGGTCTATTCACCTTATGTATGGCCGCTTTTTTTGCCATTTTTAAAGAAGATTTAAAAGGTTTATTGGCTTATTCAACGATCAGTCATCTTGGTCTGATCATGTGTTTGCTTGGAATCGGCTCTCCGCTCGCTGTCGCTGCGGCAATTTTCCACATCATTAACCATGCTACATTCAAAGCAGCATTGTTCATGATCGCGGGGATTATTGACCATGAATCTGGTACGCGAGATTTAAGAAAGCTTAGTGGTTTATGGCAACTTCTTCCATTCACAGCAACATTGACAATGATTACTGCTGCAGCAATGGCAGGTGTTCCTTTGACCAATGGTTTCTTGTCTAAAGAAATGTTCTTTACTGAACTGTTGGCAAATCTATCAGGTGCCTATGTTGTTTTAGCAGCAATCGTTGCGACATTGGCGGGGTTATTTGCTGTTGCCTACTCTGTTCGCTTGGTTCACGGCGTATTCTTTGATGGTGATGTGGGTCGTGATGTTCCAAATAAAGATGCTCATGAGCCGCACATTGGTATGCGTGCGCCCGCAATATTATTGGCAATTTTATGTATTCTAGTGGGACCACTTCCTGCACTCTTGGTAGAAAATATTGTCAATGCAGGAACCAAAGCAACGACACAACTTCCGCAATTTGAAGGTGTTCATTTAGCCATTTGGCATGGGTTTAATCTGCCTTTATTGATGAGTGCGATTGCATTAGTCGGTGGTGTGATTTTCTACTTTGCCTTAGCCAAAGGCGGGCGCATCCGTGAAATCGACCTAGACCCAAGTTTAGGGCGTTTGCAAGGTAAATTGCTATTTGAAGATTTCCTCAAAAATCTATTACTCATTTCGCGCAAAATTAAAAAGAAAACTGAAACAGGTTCTTTGCAGAACTATTTATTGTGGATTTTAGTGTTTAGTGTTGTATTGGTTGCAACACCATTTATTGGTCAAAATATTACAACAGGTACGCGAGAACTGACACACGCGCCACTCGTTGCAATTGTCTTATGGTTACTCCTCTTCTCAGCATGTTGGATGATGTTGTGGTTTCATCATGAGCGTATCAAAGCCGTCTTAATCAGTGGTGCGGTAGGTTTAGTGGTCACTATGATTTTTGTGACCTTATCTGCACCTGATTTGGCTTTAACGCAAATCACAGTCGATGTGGTGACTACTGTTTTACTACTCATGAGCTTGTCACTACTTCCACAACTGACACCATATGAATCAAGTCGTACACGACGTTGGCGTGATGCTGTCATTGCCATTGGTGGTGGTTTAGGCATCAGCTGGATTGCATGGTTGATCATGACTCGCGACCACAATTCAATTTCGTGGTTCTTTGTACAGCAATCACTTCCACTCGGCGGCGGTTCGAATATTGTCAATGTCATTCTCGTAGACTTCCGTGGCTTCGATACCTTTGGCGAGATCACCGTACTCGGTATCGCTGCAATTGGCGCACTATGTTTAATGGATGGTATGCGTGCGCACGGTACAACCATGACCGAAGGTCTAAGTTACCGTTTTAACCCATCTCCATTGATGTTCCGTATGACTGCATCTTGGGTTTTGCCGATTGCACTCGTCGTGAGTTTATTCATTTTCCTACGTGGACATAATTATCCTGGTGGTGGTTTTATTGCTGGCTTAATCACATCTATGGCATTGATCATTCAATATATTGCACTTGGACAAGATCAAGCCGAGCACATGCTCAAAGCCAAGTCTGGTCGCTTATATGAAGTTTGGATCGGTTTAGGATTGATTATTGCAGGCTTAACAGGTATTGCTGCATGGCTCTGGGGTCGTCCATTCTTGACCAGTGCGCATGTTTATGTGGAATCGAGTCTGTTTGATACCTTCCACTTTGCATCAGCAGCTGCATTTGATTTAGGTGTATATGGCACAGTGGTTGGTGCAACCATGTTGCTCATTTCTGTTCTTGGCGATTCTCGACATTCAAGTATGTCGGGTCCTGTACCAAAGGAGTAA